Sequence from the Terriglobia bacterium genome:
AAGGTGCAGTTCCCCGACGGCCCCTTCTCGTTCTGGGGGCGGGTGATGTGGGCCAAACAGGTCCCGCCGCAGCTCGCCCACCTCCTGGATTGCGGCATGGGGATCCGATTCCTCGAGCCCAGCCCCGAGTGGCTCGCCTACTACGAGAAGTGGAAGCGCAAGTTCGGGCTTTGACCGGGCGCGCGCCGCCCGAGGCCCGGCAGTAGGTGTTGAAGGATCGTGCCAGCGTAACCCTCGGTGCCGGCTGGGTTTTCCGGATCGATAGGGATCAGGACAAACCACCATATGTTGTGGTACGGGACTTTGAACGTCCAATACTTGGTAGTTTCAGCACTTTCCGTGCTTGACAAGGCCGGGGGCTCGCTGGTATTTCTGAGCGCGCTTTTCGCTCGTTCCGGACAGGGGGCGGTGAGGATTCCGGGAACGGCCTAAAATCAACGTTCAGCGAGCCGCATTCGCCTCGGCTGGGGCGTGGCGGACGAGCCGATTTGGAGGGTGATCCGATGCTCCAACCCGAGTCGCGATCCTCGAAGGACGACCGCACGAACCCGGTCGCCGGAGACGTCGCTCCCGGTGCCGCCGACCGCGTTCCCAATCCTCGAGACGGACTCCGGATTCCGCGGCGATTCACCCGGCCGGGAGTTCATCCTTACGAGGAGATCGACTGGGATCGCCGGGACGCGGTGATCTCCAACGAGCGCGGCGAGGTGACCTTCGAGCAACGAGGGGTCGAAGTCCCGCGGTCCTGGTCCCAGCTCGCGACCAACGTGGTCGCGCAGAAGTACTTCCGGGGTCAGCTCGGCTCCCCCGAGCGCGAGTACAGCGTCAAGCAGCTTCTCGACCGGGTGGTCCGAACCGCGGCCCGCTGGGGACGCGACGGAGGGTACTTCGCCACCGAGGCGGATGCCGAGGCGTTCGAGGCGGAGCTCTGTCACCTCCTGCTCCACCAGATGCTGTCGTTCAACTCGCCGGTCTGGTTCAACTGCGGGGTCGAGGAGCACCCGCAGGTGTCCGCCTGCTTCATCAACTCGGTCCAGGACACGATGCAGTCCATCCTCGGCCTCGCGAAGACCGAGGGGATGCTGTTCAAGTACGGCTCCGGCACCGGTTCGAATCTCTCGACCCTCCGCTCGAGCCGCGAGCCTCTCGCCGGCGGCGGGACCGCGTCGGGCCCCGTGTCGTTCATGAAGGGGTACGACGCGTTCGCCGGCGTGATCAAGTCGGGCGGGAAGACGCGCCGCGCGGCGAAGATGGTCATCCTGAACGTCGACCACCCCGACATCGAGGACTTCGTCGCCTCCAAGGCGGACGAGGAGAAGAAGGCCTGCGCTCTCATCGACGCGGGGTACTCCGGCGAGTTCAACGTCCATGGCGGCGCCTACGATTCCGTCTTCTTCCAGAACGCGAACCACTCGGTGCGCGTCAACGACGAGTTCATGCGGGTGGTGCTGAACGACGGGGAGTGGCAGACCCGCGCGGTGACCACCGGCCGGGTCATGGGGACCTACCGCGCGCGGGATCTCATGCGGCGGGTCGCCGACGCGGCGTGGACCTGCGGCGACCCGGGCATCCAGTTCGACACGACGATCAACGCGTGGCACACCTGCCCCAACACCGCGCGGATCAACGCGTCGAATCCCTGCTCCGAGTACATGTTCCTCGACGACTCCGCCTGCAACCTGGCCTCGCTGAACCTGATGCGCTTCCGCCGGCCCGACGGGGAGTTCGACGCCGAGGCGTTCCGTCACGCCGTCGCCGTGGCGATCACCGCCATGGAGATCTGGGTGAGCAATGCCTCGTATCCGACCGATCCGATCACCCGGAATTCCCTCGAGTACCGGCCGCTGGGGCTCGGGTACGCGAACCTCGGCGCCATCCTGATGTCCCGGGGGCTCCCGTACGACTCCGAGCCGGGCCGGGCGTACGCCGCGGCGATCACCGCTCTCATGTGCGGCCACGCGTACGCCACCTCCGCGCGGATCTCCGCGAAGGTCGGGCCGTTCCCCGGCTACGAGCGGAACCGCGAGCCGTTCCTCGGCGTGATGCGCAAGCACCAGGCGCACGCCGACGGCATCGACCCCCGGCTCGTCCCCTCGGACCTCCTCTCCGCGGCTCGGAGCGCCTGGGCGGACGTGGTCACCCTCGGAACCGAGCACGGACTCCGCAACGCGCAGGCCACGGTCCTCGCCCCCACGGGAACCATCGCCTTCATGATGGACTGCGACACCACCGGGATCGAGCCCGATCTGGCGCTGGTCAAGTACAAGAAGCTGGTTGGAGGCGGGCTCTTCAAGATCGTGAACAACACCGTGCCGCTCGCCCTCAGGAAGCTCGGGTACGAGCACGACACGATCCAGAGGATTCTGGACTACATCAACGATCGCGACACCATCGAGGGGGCGCCGGACGTCGCGGCGGAGCATCTCCCGGTGTTCGACTGCGCGTTCCGCCCGGCCAACGGCGAGCGGTCGATCCACTACATGGGCCACGTCAAGATGATGGCGGCCGTGCAACCGTTCATCTCCGGCGCCATCTCGAAGACGGTCAACATGCCGGGGACCGCCACCGTGGAGGAGATCGAGGGGACCTACGTCGAGGCCTGGAAGCTCGGGCTCAAGGCGATCGCCATCTACCGGGACGGCTGCAAGCGGACCCAGCCGATGTCGGCCGGGAAGGAAAAGGAGATCGAGAAGGCGGTCGCCGCCGCCACGCACCTGAGGAGGCGGAAGCTCCCCGACACCCGCAGGTCCATCACGCACAAGTTCTCCATCGCGGGATACGAGGGGTACATCACGGTCGGCATCTACGAGGATGGGAACCCCGGGGAGATCTTCATCACGCTGGGAAAGGCCGGATCGACCCTCGCCGGCTTCGCGGACTCGTTCGCGACGGCGATCTCCTTCGCGCTCCAGCACGGCGTCGAGCTCAGGTTCCTCGTGGACAAGTTCACCCACGTGCGGTTCGAGCCTTCGGGGTTCACGGGGAACCCCGAGATCCCGCTGGCGCAGTCCATCGTGGACTACGTGTTCCGGTGGATGGCCCTGCAGTTCCTCCCGAAGGAGGACCAGCCCGCCCGGGCGGCGGCGGTCAACGGGACCGAGATCGAGCCCGACCGGAAACGGAGCGCCGCCCTCGAGGAGCGGGAGCACGAGGTGTTCGTCCGGCAGGCGGACGCGCCGCCGTGCTCCGACTGCGGCCAGCTCATGGTGCGCAACGGTGCCTGCTACGTCTGCGTCAACTGCGGCGCGACCAGCGGGTGCTCGTAGCCGTCGGCGACGAGCAGCAGCAATCCGCCCCGTCCCGGCCGCGGCGCGGGATCATCCCGGATCGCGCGATCGAGTCGTGCCGCGACCTCCCGGGCGAGCGGGTCGGTGAGCGCCGCGCGGTCGGCCACCAGCACCAGCGGCCTCAGGCTCGACGACTCCAGGAGGAATTCGGCGACGCCCCGCGCGGATGCGCGCAGCAGCTCGGGGTCGGGCCGGCCGCCGCTCCCTTCGCGCGCGCGGTCCCACACCGGGAGGCCGCCGAGGAGCGCGAGGGGGAGCCCGCGGAGCAGACGGTGCCGCTCCACCAGCGCGCGGGCGTCGGCTCCCCGGTCGAGGAGGAGCGCGAGGACCGCGCTCCCGAGGCCGGAGCGCTCGCCGGGACGCAGCCGGTGCACCGCGAGGCCGTGGATCCCCGCCAGGACCCGGGCTTCCCTGAGGAGCGACTCGGCGCCGCACGATGACGCGGGGAGGGCGATCCGCCGCCGCGCGCCGAGCCGCGCCGCGTCCACCGCGAGGCGCAGCACCGCCCGCTCCGCGCGTCCCGCCATCGGCCGCGGCACGGCGGCGCGAGGGGCGCACCTCCCGCCGAGCGCCAGGAGCGCCTCGACCGCGGAGCGGGGCCGCTCCTCACGATCGCGGGCGATGAGCCGAGCGATGAAGCGCGCGAGCCTTTCGGGGAGCCAGGGGGCGGCCTCGCGCGGGTCGGCGCGCGCGCCCTCGAGGTGCCATCTCAGGATCTCTCCGGGAGCGTCGTGAGGCGCCGGCATCCGGCCCGCGGCGAGGTGGTACAGCAGGATCCCGAGACCGTAGAGATCAGCGCGGCCGTCGAGGGGCTCCCCGGTCAGCGCCTCGGGGGCCAGGTACGGGATCGATCCGCTCACGCGCCCCGGCACCCCCGTGCGTCCCGCCTCGACGGCGAGTCCGAAGTCCGTGATCTTCACCCGACCCGGAGGCCGTCCCGCGGCCCGGACCAAGACGTTCCCCGGCTTGACGTCGCGGTGCACGAGCCCCGCCTCGTGAACGTGGGCGAGCGCCGACAGCACCTCGCGGGAGAGCCCCTCGAGGGCCTCCGCGCTGGCCCTCCCGGGCCGGATCACGCGATTCACGGGAAGCCCCTCGAAGTACTCGAGCACCAGATAGGGGCGGCCCGACTCGATCGGGCCGCCCCTCGAGCGCGAAAGCTCGAGCGCCGCCACGATGTTCGGGTGCGCGAGGCGCGACCACGCCTCGAACTCCGCCGACAGCGGGTGGGAGGGGCCCGCGGGCTCCCGGTCGTCGAGGACCTTGAGAGCGACGTGCCGCCCCTCCACCCGGTCGAACGCGCGATACACGCTCCCCATCCCTCCGCGGCCCAGGCTCTCGAGAAGGAAGAACC
This genomic interval carries:
- a CDS encoding vitamin B12-dependent ribonucleotide reductase, giving the protein MLQPESRSSKDDRTNPVAGDVAPGAADRVPNPRDGLRIPRRFTRPGVHPYEEIDWDRRDAVISNERGEVTFEQRGVEVPRSWSQLATNVVAQKYFRGQLGSPEREYSVKQLLDRVVRTAARWGRDGGYFATEADAEAFEAELCHLLLHQMLSFNSPVWFNCGVEEHPQVSACFINSVQDTMQSILGLAKTEGMLFKYGSGTGSNLSTLRSSREPLAGGGTASGPVSFMKGYDAFAGVIKSGGKTRRAAKMVILNVDHPDIEDFVASKADEEKKACALIDAGYSGEFNVHGGAYDSVFFQNANHSVRVNDEFMRVVLNDGEWQTRAVTTGRVMGTYRARDLMRRVADAAWTCGDPGIQFDTTINAWHTCPNTARINASNPCSEYMFLDDSACNLASLNLMRFRRPDGEFDAEAFRHAVAVAITAMEIWVSNASYPTDPITRNSLEYRPLGLGYANLGAILMSRGLPYDSEPGRAYAAAITALMCGHAYATSARISAKVGPFPGYERNREPFLGVMRKHQAHADGIDPRLVPSDLLSAARSAWADVVTLGTEHGLRNAQATVLAPTGTIAFMMDCDTTGIEPDLALVKYKKLVGGGLFKIVNNTVPLALRKLGYEHDTIQRILDYINDRDTIEGAPDVAAEHLPVFDCAFRPANGERSIHYMGHVKMMAAVQPFISGAISKTVNMPGTATVEEIEGTYVEAWKLGLKAIAIYRDGCKRTQPMSAGKEKEIEKAVAAATHLRRRKLPDTRRSITHKFSIAGYEGYITVGIYEDGNPGEIFITLGKAGSTLAGFADSFATAISFALQHGVELRFLVDKFTHVRFEPSGFTGNPEIPLAQSIVDYVFRWMALQFLPKEDQPARAAAVNGTEIEPDRKRSAALEEREHEVFVRQADAPPCSDCGQLMVRNGACYVCVNCGATSGCS
- a CDS encoding serine/threonine protein kinase, which gives rise to MSLAAIAADASPVLDDRFFLLESLGRGGMGSVYRAFDRVEGRHVALKVLDDREPAGPSHPLSAEFEAWSRLAHPNIVAALELSRSRGGPIESGRPYLVLEYFEGLPVNRVIRPGRASAEALEGLSREVLSALAHVHEAGLVHRDVKPGNVLVRAAGRPPGRVKITDFGLAVEAGRTGVPGRVSGSIPYLAPEALTGEPLDGRADLYGLGILLYHLAAGRMPAPHDAPGEILRWHLEGARADPREAAPWLPERLARFIARLIARDREERPRSAVEALLALGGRCAPRAAVPRPMAGRAERAVLRLAVDAARLGARRRIALPASSCGAESLLREARVLAGIHGLAVHRLRPGERSGLGSAVLALLLDRGADARALVERHRLLRGLPLALLGGLPVWDRAREGSGGRPDPELLRASARGVAEFLLESSSLRPLVLVADRAALTDPLAREVAARLDRAIRDDPAPRPGRGGLLLLVADGYEHPLVAPQLTQT